In Desulfosudis oleivorans Hxd3, the DNA window CAAAAAAAACCGGCAGCAAAAAATGGGACGTATCAAGGGGGATCAAAGAATTCTGGGGGATTCGGATTTTGTTGCGTCCATGTTAAACCAGGCAAGGCAAACATACGAACGTGGGTATCAACTGAAGGCAAAAGGGGTTGATCTTGATTATATTGCCGCAAAAGCGGCGAAAATTTACGGGATTGAACGCGAAGATATTTTTGCCAAAGGGCGCATGAAAACGCGGGCTGAGGCCAGGGGGCTGCTTTGTTATTGGGCGACCAGAGAATTGAATATACCACTCAGTGATCTTGCCGTAAAACTGGCCATGACACCGTCGGGTGTTTCTTATGCGGCCCGGCGGGGCGAGGCGATTGTCCGGGAGAACAATCTTCGGCTTACAGAATGAGTTATTGAATTATTTAAGGACGTCCCCACTTTTGGCACTTTTGGAAAACAGACCGGCGGAAGCGAAATTGTTTCGCTCCCGCCGGTGGTTTTAAAGTGTGCCCGGTGTGGTGCTGGTTATGCGGTTACAACCGGATCGGCATGCCCATCAGGGGCCACAGCACGTATACGGCAAACCCGGTGACAATCATCAGCAGGATGCTGGCCGGAATACCATAAAGAAAGAACTCGCCGGGTGTGAACTGCTTGGCGTCATAGGCAATGGCATTGGGGGCCGCACCCACCAGCAGCAGAAACGGCATACCCGCCACCACCAGGGACGAGAACAGGATCACCTCGCCGGCCACCCCCAGGTAGGGAGCGATGACCAGGGCCACGGGCAGGGAGATGGCAATGGCGGCCACGTTCATGATGAAGTTGGTCATCATCATCACGAAAAAGGCGATGCTCATCACAAAAACAAACCAGTTGGCTTTCTGGAACATGGTGAGCCAGTTAATGGCCAGCCATTCGGCTGCCCCGGTCTCCCACAGGCAGAAGCCGATGCTCATGGCGCCGGCAAACAGCAGGATGATGTTCCAGGGAATGCCCTCCAGGTCGTCAATATCCAGGATGCCGACAATAAAAAACAGAATGGTGGAGACCAGGATCAGTGCGGTTTTGTTCGGCGCGTTAAAATCGGGATAAGCGGCTGACAGCACGGCGGAAACGGCCAGGGCCAGGATGCACCCGCCCACGATCAGGGACGCCAGGATTTCACGTCCCGTGATGGGCCCCAGCCCGATGTAAAGATCTTTTGCCTTCTGCTTGAGACCGGGGATGGCCTTTTTTTCGGGTTTGCACACGATCATGAAAAAGCCCCACAGAAGAAAAGTCATGAGCCAGCCGATGGGAAACATGTAGTAGGAGAGCTCGAAAAAACCAATGTCCTGTTTCATGATGTCTTTGAAAAATCCGAGGGCTACGGCGCCCCGGGCCGCGCCCAGCAGGGTGACGATGGAGCCGGCGCCGGCCACGTAGGCCATGCCCATGAACAGGCCCTTGCCGAACTTGGTGGGTTTGTCCCCTTCGCCGTACAGGGAATAAATAGCCACCAGCAGGGGAAAGATGGTGGCCGCCACGGCAGTATGGGCCATGATATGGGTCAGGGCCGCGGTCACCACAAAACAGCCCAGGTAGATCATGCTGGTTTTCTCCCCCACGATGGAGAGCATTTTATAGGCCAG includes these proteins:
- a CDS encoding SLC13 family permease; amino-acid sequence: MDTQTEKTPVNWKKIIFLFTGILLFVVVYYSPPWPDAVDPTGKHFALSVAGKGALAVFLLAGTWWVFEVVPIGVTSLAIGVLQVLFMVRPAKVAFKDFMDPSVLFIFGSIVIGLVFTKVGLTKRLAYKMLSIVGEKTSMIYLGCFVVTAALTHIMAHTAVAATIFPLLVAIYSLYGEGDKPTKFGKGLFMGMAYVAGAGSIVTLLGAARGAVALGFFKDIMKQDIGFFELSYYMFPIGWLMTFLLWGFFMIVCKPEKKAIPGLKQKAKDLYIGLGPITGREILASLIVGGCILALAVSAVLSAAYPDFNAPNKTALILVSTILFFIVGILDIDDLEGIPWNIILLFAGAMSIGFCLWETGAAEWLAINWLTMFQKANWFVFVMSIAFFVMMMTNFIMNVAAIAISLPVALVIAPYLGVAGEVILFSSLVVAGMPFLLLVGAAPNAIAYDAKQFTPGEFFLYGIPASILLMIVTGFAVYVLWPLMGMPIRL